In Methylomonas sp. ZR1, one DNA window encodes the following:
- a CDS encoding DASH family cryptochrome → MRRIGLYWFGNDLRVHDNANLQQASAVVDQLLCVYCLDPAWLAPNPYGMANLSAQRWRFLKEALQDLDRNLQQVGQHLLVCYDAPVAAISTLVAKHGVSVIYRSRHAGFQERQQWQALKRLLPGLRFVESDTQTLLNLKDLPFAQLPQAFTPFKDSVARLPVDHPLPPPDALPPSPESKSDWLLNFPVYLPASSALDPDMAFHGGESGGKKQLKAYFLSNYPSRYKDLRNELDGWENSSKFSPWLAHGNLSVRKIYSSLQRYEAENGANESTYWLYFELLWREYFQWYAHQHGKRLFAFRGIKPRKPLTCFYSERFQKWCNGYTPYPLVNACMKQLNATGYMSNRGRQIVASCLVNELAVDWRFGAAYFEQQLLDYDVASNWGNWQYLAGVGADPRGQRHFDLEKQTRLYDPDGKFIRKWQAELRNLPLDSVDAADWPVDPANAKLASTLTA, encoded by the coding sequence ATGCGCAGAATTGGACTTTACTGGTTCGGCAACGATTTGCGGGTGCATGATAACGCCAACCTGCAACAAGCCAGCGCGGTCGTCGACCAGTTACTTTGCGTATATTGTCTGGACCCTGCCTGGTTGGCGCCCAATCCATACGGGATGGCTAATTTGTCGGCACAGCGTTGGCGGTTTTTAAAAGAAGCCTTGCAGGATCTGGATAGAAATCTCCAGCAAGTCGGGCAACACTTACTGGTTTGTTACGACGCGCCGGTCGCGGCCATCAGCACGCTAGTCGCCAAGCATGGCGTATCGGTGATTTATCGCAGCCGCCATGCTGGTTTTCAGGAGCGGCAACAATGGCAGGCATTGAAAAGGCTTTTGCCGGGCCTGCGTTTTGTCGAATCCGACACGCAAACACTGCTCAACCTGAAGGATTTGCCGTTTGCCCAATTGCCGCAGGCCTTCACCCCATTCAAGGATAGCGTCGCGCGGTTGCCGGTCGATCATCCCTTACCGCCGCCCGATGCTCTGCCGCCCAGCCCAGAATCAAAATCGGATTGGTTATTGAATTTTCCGGTGTATTTACCGGCCTCTTCGGCGCTTGATCCTGATATGGCGTTTCATGGCGGCGAATCAGGCGGCAAAAAACAACTTAAAGCGTATTTCCTTAGCAACTACCCCAGCCGTTACAAGGACCTGCGTAACGAACTGGACGGCTGGGAAAATTCCAGTAAGTTTTCGCCTTGGCTTGCCCATGGCAATCTGTCGGTACGAAAAATCTATTCCAGTTTACAACGCTACGAAGCAGAGAATGGCGCGAATGAATCGACCTATTGGCTGTATTTTGAATTACTCTGGCGAGAGTATTTTCAATGGTACGCCCACCAGCACGGCAAGCGGCTGTTTGCGTTTCGCGGTATCAAACCACGCAAACCTTTAACCTGCTTTTATTCGGAACGCTTTCAAAAATGGTGTAACGGTTACACGCCCTATCCATTAGTAAACGCCTGCATGAAACAACTCAACGCCACCGGTTATATGTCCAATCGCGGCCGGCAAATCGTCGCCAGTTGTTTGGTCAATGAATTGGCGGTGGACTGGCGATTTGGCGCGGCTTATTTCGAACAGCAGTTGCTGGATTACGACGTGGCCAGCAACTGGGGAAATTGGCAATACCTAGCCGGGGTGGGCGCCGACCCACGCGGCCAGCGGCATTTTGATCTGGAGAAACAAACCCGACTGTATGATCCAGACGGCAAGTTTATCCGCAAGTGGCAGGCTGAACTCCGCAATTTGCCCTTGGATTCGGTGGATGCGGCCGATTGGCCGGTGGACCCGGCTAACGCGAAATTGGCATCAACCTTAACGGCTTAA
- a CDS encoding YeeE/YedE family protein — translation MNYLTILSALAGGTMIGLSAAFLLFTHKHTAGISGIAAGLLLPWRAGGAWRFWFLAGLLASAPLYRLSGASIALNLDASPVLLAVAGLLVGYGTRLGGGCTSGHGVCGIARLSVRSIVATLTFMLTAGITVFIVRHLL, via the coding sequence ATGAATTATTTGACGATATTATCCGCACTGGCTGGTGGAACGATGATAGGGCTATCGGCGGCCTTCCTGTTGTTTACCCATAAACATACCGCCGGGATTTCCGGCATCGCGGCTGGCCTGTTACTACCTTGGCGCGCGGGCGGCGCATGGCGGTTTTGGTTTCTGGCCGGCTTGTTGGCCAGCGCGCCGCTGTATCGCCTGAGCGGTGCCAGCATTGCGCTGAATTTGGATGCTTCTCCTGTCTTGCTGGCCGTTGCCGGCCTGTTGGTCGGTTACGGTACCCGGCTGGGCGGCGGTTGCACCAGCGGCCATGGGGTTTGCGGCATAGCGCGCTTGTCCGTGCGTTCCATCGTGGCGACGCTGACCTTCATGCTGACTGCCGGTATCACGGTATTTATCGTTCGTCACTTGCTCTAA
- a CDS encoding glutathione peroxidase: protein MMKTAFLIANLWACSVSVAGAEPCPELLNYKMTKLRSSEQIDFCQAFQGKVILAVNTASNCGYTPQFKGLEALYQKYKDQGLVVVGFPSNDFNQEFAEAEKTANVCYINYGVTFPMLEKSQVKGVAANGFFQKLSNATGQAPAWNFHKYLIDRSGHSVAAFPSDVTPEQLDSKISALLSAK, encoded by the coding sequence ATGATGAAAACCGCCTTTTTAATCGCTAACTTATGGGCTTGCTCGGTATCGGTAGCCGGAGCCGAGCCTTGCCCGGAATTGCTGAATTACAAGATGACTAAGCTTCGCTCCAGCGAGCAAATCGATTTTTGCCAGGCGTTTCAAGGCAAGGTGATCCTAGCCGTCAACACCGCCAGCAACTGCGGCTACACCCCGCAATTCAAGGGTCTGGAAGCCTTGTATCAAAAATATAAGGATCAGGGCTTGGTGGTGGTCGGTTTCCCTTCCAACGATTTTAATCAGGAGTTCGCGGAAGCGGAAAAAACCGCCAACGTCTGCTACATCAATTACGGCGTCACGTTCCCTATGCTGGAGAAAAGTCAGGTGAAAGGCGTGGCGGCGAACGGCTTTTTCCAAAAATTAAGCAACGCCACCGGTCAGGCGCCGGCTTGGAATTTTCATAAATATTTGATCGACCGCAGCGGCCACAGCGTAGCGGCCTTTCCCAGTGATGTGACGCCGGAACAGCTGGATTCGAAGATCAGCGCCTTGCTCTCAGCCAAATAG
- the ureC gene encoding urease subunit alpha gives MSKISRIAYADMFGPTTGDRLRLADTDLILEVEADYTVYGDEVKFGGGKVIRDGMGQSQLGNDHAVDLVITNALIIEYWGIVKADVGVKDGRIFKIGKAGNPDVQPGVDIIVGPGTEVIAGEGQILTAGGIDAHIHFICPQQIDEALCSGVTTMIGGGTGPATGTNATTCTPGPWHIQQMLKALDGLPMNFGLLGKGNASLPGALEEQVKAGVMGLKLHEDWGTTPASIDCCLGVAEDYDVQVAIHTDTLNESGFVEDTFAAFKGRTIHTYHTEGAGGGHAPDIIKACGLGNVLPSSTNPTRPYTVNTVDEHLDMLMVCHHLDPSIPEDVAFAESRIRRETIAAEDILHDVGAFSMISSDSQAMGRVGEVVIRTWQTAHKMKAQRGALAGDPATSDNQRIKRYIAKYTINPAISHGISHEVGSIEAGKLADLVLWQPAFFGVKPSLVIKGGLIAAAPMGDANASIPTPQPVHYRPMFGSFGRTAANTSMIFLPQAAVASGLAGQLALQKRVGTVRNTRNIGKSNMKLNDYQPVMEVCPQTYQVKADGVLLTCEPAVVLPMAQRYFLF, from the coding sequence ATGAGCAAAATCAGCAGAATCGCTTACGCCGACATGTTCGGCCCCACCACCGGCGACCGTTTGCGGCTGGCCGACACCGATTTGATTTTAGAAGTGGAAGCCGATTACACCGTCTACGGCGACGAGGTGAAATTCGGTGGCGGCAAGGTGATCCGCGACGGCATGGGCCAAAGCCAGCTCGGCAACGACCACGCGGTGGATTTGGTGATTACCAACGCGCTGATCATCGAATACTGGGGCATCGTCAAGGCCGACGTCGGCGTCAAGGACGGCCGCATTTTCAAGATCGGCAAGGCCGGCAACCCGGACGTGCAGCCCGGCGTGGACATCATCGTCGGCCCCGGCACCGAAGTCATCGCCGGCGAAGGCCAGATTCTGACCGCCGGCGGCATCGACGCCCACATCCATTTCATCTGCCCACAGCAGATCGACGAAGCGCTGTGCTCCGGCGTGACGACGATGATCGGCGGTGGCACCGGCCCAGCGACCGGCACCAACGCCACCACCTGCACGCCTGGGCCATGGCATATCCAGCAAATGCTGAAAGCGCTGGACGGTTTGCCAATGAACTTTGGCCTGCTCGGCAAAGGCAACGCCAGCCTGCCCGGCGCCCTTGAAGAACAAGTCAAAGCCGGGGTAATGGGCCTGAAACTGCACGAAGACTGGGGCACCACGCCGGCATCGATTGATTGCTGCCTGGGCGTGGCCGAGGATTACGACGTGCAGGTGGCCATCCACACCGACACCTTGAACGAATCCGGCTTTGTCGAAGACACCTTCGCCGCCTTCAAGGGCCGCACCATCCACACCTACCACACCGAAGGCGCCGGCGGCGGTCACGCCCCGGACATCATCAAAGCCTGCGGCTTGGGCAATGTACTGCCGTCTTCGACCAACCCAACCCGGCCGTACACGGTCAACACTGTCGACGAGCATCTGGATATGCTGATGGTCTGCCATCACCTCGACCCGAGCATTCCGGAAGACGTGGCCTTCGCCGAATCGCGCATCCGCCGCGAAACCATCGCCGCCGAGGACATCCTCCACGACGTGGGCGCATTTTCGATGATCTCCTCCGACTCGCAAGCCATGGGTCGGGTTGGCGAAGTGGTGATCCGCACTTGGCAAACCGCGCATAAAATGAAGGCGCAACGCGGCGCGCTGGCCGGCGACCCGGCGACCAGCGACAATCAGCGCATCAAACGCTACATCGCCAAATACACCATCAACCCGGCCATCAGCCACGGCATCAGCCACGAAGTGGGCTCTATCGAAGCCGGCAAACTGGCCGACCTGGTGTTGTGGCAACCGGCCTTCTTCGGCGTCAAACCCAGTTTGGTCATCAAAGGCGGTCTGATCGCCGCCGCGCCGATGGGCGACGCCAACGCCTCCATCCCCACCCCGCAGCCGGTGCATTATCGGCCGATGTTCGGCAGCTTCGGCCGTACTGCCGCCAACACCTCGATGATCTTTTTACCGCAAGCCGCGGTGGCATCTGGTTTGGCCGGGCAATTGGCCTTGCAGAAACGGGTCGGTACGGTGCGCAATACTCGCAACATTGGCAAATCGAATATGAAGCTGAATGACTACCAACCGGTGATGGAGGTTTGTCCGCAGACTTATCAAGTCAAGGCGGATGGTGTGTTGTTGACTTGCGAGCCGGCCGTGGTGTTGCCGATGGCGCAGCGGTATTTTTTGTTTTGA
- the ureA gene encoding urease subunit gamma: MQLTPREKDKLLLFTAALLAERRKARGLKLNYPEAVAYISAAIMEGARDGQSVAELMSYGRALLTRDDVMNGVAEMIPDVQVEATFPDGTKLVTVHDPIV; the protein is encoded by the coding sequence ATGCAACTAACACCCAGAGAAAAAGACAAACTCCTCCTCTTCACAGCCGCCCTCCTTGCCGAGCGCCGCAAAGCCAGAGGCTTGAAACTCAACTACCCGGAAGCGGTGGCTTACATCTCCGCCGCGATAATGGAAGGCGCCCGCGACGGCCAGAGCGTCGCCGAGCTGATGAGTTACGGGCGAGCCTTGTTAACTCGCGACGATGTGATGAACGGTGTAGCGGAAATGATTCCCGACGTGCAGGTGGAGGCGACGTTTCCGGATGGTACCAAGCTGGTCACTGTCCACGACCCTATCGTTTAA
- the ureG gene encoding urease accessory protein UreG: MNDKQILRVGIGGPVGSGKTALVDALCKRMRDDYQIGVVTNDIYTREDQQFLIRSQALPEERILGVETGGCPHTAIREDASMNLAAVDDLIERWPELDFVMVESGGDNLSATFSPELADLTIYVIDVSAGDKIPRKGGPGITRSDLLVINKIDLAPYVGASLEVMDRDAKKMRGERPFVFTNIKTGNGLDAVADFIVKQGMLHTH, translated from the coding sequence ATGAACGACAAACAAATTTTAAGAGTAGGCATCGGCGGCCCGGTCGGCTCCGGCAAGACAGCGCTGGTGGATGCCTTGTGCAAGAGGATGCGCGACGATTACCAAATCGGCGTGGTCACCAACGATATTTACACCCGCGAGGACCAGCAGTTTTTGATTCGCAGTCAGGCGTTGCCGGAAGAACGGATTCTGGGCGTGGAAACCGGCGGCTGCCCGCATACCGCCATCCGCGAAGATGCCTCGATGAACTTGGCTGCGGTTGATGATTTGATCGAGCGCTGGCCTGAGCTGGATTTCGTGATGGTGGAAAGCGGCGGCGACAATCTCAGCGCCACCTTCAGCCCGGAATTGGCCGATCTGACCATTTACGTGATCGATGTCTCCGCCGGCGACAAGATTCCGCGCAAGGGCGGCCCCGGCATCACCCGTTCGGATTTGCTGGTCATTAACAAAATCGATCTGGCGCCGTATGTCGGCGCCTCGCTGGAAGTGATGGACCGCGACGCGAAAAAGATGCGCGGCGAGCGGCCGTTCGTATTTACCAACATCAAAACCGGCAATGGCTTGGATGCGGTCGCTGACTTTATTGTCAAGCAAGGCATGCTGCATACGCATTGA
- the ureE gene encoding urease accessory protein UreE, with product MLKLTETTQTEETPDDTLTLPFEARQKSRQPATTQGGIQVGVFLPRGQTLRHGAILTNGQGFKVRINAAPEPLSVVKCADPLLFARACYHLGNRHVALQILPGELRFLTDYVLDQMLIGLGLAVEHDTLPFEPEAGAYHSHGH from the coding sequence ATGCTAAAACTCACCGAAACCACCCAAACCGAAGAAACCCCAGACGACACCCTCACCCTCCCCTTCGAGGCCCGGCAGAAATCCCGGCAACCCGCCACCACCCAAGGTGGTATTCAAGTCGGCGTGTTCCTGCCAAGGGGCCAAACCCTGAGACACGGCGCAATCCTCACCAACGGCCAGGGTTTCAAGGTACGAATCAACGCCGCGCCGGAACCACTGTCGGTAGTGAAATGCGCCGATCCGTTGCTGTTTGCCCGCGCTTGTTATCACTTGGGCAATCGTCACGTAGCCTTGCAAATCCTGCCCGGCGAATTGCGGTTTTTGACCGACTATGTACTGGATCAAATGCTGATCGGATTGGGTTTAGCCGTCGAGCACGACACCCTGCCGTTCGAGCCGGAAGCCGGCGCTTACCATAGTCATGGTCACTAA
- the cysK gene encoding cysteine synthase A: MPAWYADNSQSIGRTPLVRINHISQGLNATLLVKIEGRNPSYSVKCRVGAAMVWAAERQGLLTPGKTLLEATSGNSGIALAAVAAARGIPITLTMPDNMSQERRTLLLAYGANLRLTDGALGMRAAVEQAEAIAAADPEHYLLLEQFKNPANPAIHEQTTGPEIWRDSGGQVDIFVAGVGTGGTITGVSRYLKNHCGQPVLSVAVEPAGSPVLSQTRAGLPLQAAAHRIQGIGAGFVPQNLDLSLIDLIEPVDDDEAIAYARRLAKEEGIMAGISSGAALAVAVRLAKRPEHAGKVIVAVLPDSGERYLSSALFGE, translated from the coding sequence ATGCCCGCTTGGTACGCAGATAATTCCCAATCGATAGGCCGGACGCCTTTAGTACGGATCAATCATATTAGCCAAGGATTGAACGCGACCTTGCTGGTGAAAATTGAAGGCCGTAATCCGTCTTATTCGGTGAAATGTCGGGTCGGTGCGGCGATGGTCTGGGCTGCGGAGCGTCAAGGCCTATTAACGCCGGGCAAGACTTTACTGGAAGCCACCAGCGGTAATTCCGGTATTGCGTTGGCTGCGGTGGCCGCCGCGCGTGGCATCCCTATCACATTGACGATGCCGGACAATATGAGCCAGGAGCGCCGCACGTTGTTGTTGGCGTATGGCGCGAACCTGCGGCTGACCGATGGCGCGCTCGGTATGCGCGCGGCGGTGGAGCAGGCCGAGGCGATTGCCGCAGCCGACCCTGAGCATTATCTATTGCTGGAACAGTTTAAAAACCCGGCCAATCCGGCGATACACGAACAAACCACCGGCCCCGAAATTTGGCGCGATAGCGGCGGTCAGGTCGATATATTCGTAGCCGGCGTCGGCACCGGCGGTACGATTACCGGTGTGTCGCGCTATCTGAAAAACCATTGTGGTCAGCCGGTGCTCAGCGTCGCGGTCGAACCGGCCGGCAGCCCGGTATTGAGCCAGACTCGCGCCGGTCTGCCCCTGCAAGCCGCCGCGCATCGGATTCAAGGCATAGGCGCCGGCTTCGTGCCGCAAAATTTGGACTTGTCTTTGATAGACCTGATCGAGCCGGTGGACGACGACGAAGCCATCGCCTACGCACGACGCCTTGCCAAGGAAGAAGGGATTATGGCCGGTATTTCCAGCGGTGCGGCGCTTGCGGTTGCGGTGCGTCTGGCCAAGCGTCCGGAACATGCCGGTAAGGTCATTGTGGCCGTGCTGCCGGATTCCGGCGAGCGCTATTTGAGTTCGGCTTTGTTCGGTGAATAA
- a CDS encoding urease accessory protein UreF: MVTNLSLLRLLQLVSPSLPIGMYSYSQGLETAVHDGWVTNAEQTGDWLRGLLHNGLGKVDAPLLARLYDAWQTNDIEAVTHWGQTLTAYRETAELRAEDRQTGQALARLLVKLEMPEAQIWQKRPDATLATLFALAATRWQIDKADAIAGYLWGWLENQVLGAIKLVPLGQVAGQQLLQGLAAELPGLVESASQLKDDEIGGSCFGLALASSRHEIQYSRLFRS; encoded by the coding sequence ATGGTCACTAATTTAAGCCTGCTGCGGCTGCTGCAACTGGTCAGCCCCAGTTTGCCGATTGGGATGTACAGCTATTCACAGGGTCTGGAGACTGCGGTGCACGACGGCTGGGTAACCAATGCCGAGCAAACCGGCGATTGGCTGCGTGGTTTATTGCACAACGGTTTAGGCAAGGTCGACGCACCGTTGTTGGCGCGGCTGTACGACGCTTGGCAGACTAATGACATCGAGGCTGTCACGCATTGGGGTCAAACCCTAACCGCTTACCGCGAAACTGCCGAATTGCGCGCCGAAGACAGGCAAACCGGGCAGGCCCTGGCGCGCTTGTTGGTCAAGTTAGAGATGCCGGAAGCGCAGATTTGGCAAAAACGGCCCGATGCTACGTTGGCGACCTTGTTTGCGTTGGCGGCGACACGCTGGCAAATCGATAAAGCCGATGCGATAGCCGGTTATTTATGGGGCTGGCTGGAAAACCAGGTGTTGGGCGCGATTAAATTGGTACCACTGGGCCAGGTGGCCGGGCAGCAGTTGTTACAAGGTCTGGCCGCCGAGTTGCCGGGCTTGGTCGAGAGCGCATCGCAATTGAAAGACGATGAGATCGGCGGCAGTTGTTTTGGTTTGGCCTTGGCCAGCAGCCGGCACGAAATCCAGTATTCACGGCTGTTTCGGTCGTGA
- a CDS encoding DUF6691 family protein codes for MKNTVYLFAYGLLFGLGLIVAGMSNPAKVLAFLDVAGAWDPSLALVMASALLTLGLARYLMHRNNDAADREQEPSAVVPAGVDARLIVGAAIFGVGWGLSGFCPGPALLGLTAGVLGNYAFVMAMFTGFWLFRLLHQR; via the coding sequence ATGAAAAATACCGTTTATTTATTCGCATACGGCCTGTTGTTTGGGCTGGGCTTGATTGTCGCCGGCATGAGCAATCCGGCCAAAGTTTTGGCTTTTCTGGATGTGGCCGGAGCGTGGGATCCGAGTTTGGCCTTGGTAATGGCTAGTGCCTTGCTGACGCTGGGGCTAGCGCGCTATTTGATGCATCGCAATAACGACGCAGCCGATCGCGAGCAAGAGCCTTCCGCTGTTGTACCGGCGGGTGTTGATGCCAGACTAATTGTTGGTGCGGCGATATTCGGCGTCGGTTGGGGCTTGTCCGGTTTTTGTCCGGGGCCGGCTTTGTTAGGACTAACTGCCGGCGTGTTGGGTAATTATGCTTTTGTTATGGCGATGTTTACCGGATTTTGGCTATTTCGCTTGTTGCATCAACGCTAA
- a CDS encoding urease subunit beta, whose protein sequence is MIPGEIFPAAGDIELNAGRATVKVLVANSGDRPIQVGSHYHFYETNPALHFDREAARGFRLDIPAGTAVRFEPGQQREVQLVAFAGERKVYGFRGEVMGALEKIA, encoded by the coding sequence ATGATCCCCGGAGAAATCTTCCCCGCCGCCGGCGACATCGAACTCAATGCCGGCCGCGCCACCGTTAAAGTCCTGGTTGCCAATAGCGGCGACCGGCCGATTCAGGTCGGCTCGCATTACCATTTTTACGAAACCAACCCTGCTTTGCATTTCGACCGCGAGGCGGCGCGTGGCTTTAGGTTGGACATCCCTGCCGGGACGGCGGTGCGGTTCGAGCCGGGCCAGCAGCGCGAGGTGCAGTTGGTAGCCTTCGCAGGCGAACGCAAGGTCTACGGCTTTCGCGGCGAGGTAATGGGCGCATTGGAGAAAATCGCATGA